Proteins co-encoded in one uncultured Draconibacterium sp. genomic window:
- a CDS encoding cold shock domain-containing protein, with protein MGRSKESFNKKEVRKKQEKKRKEKEARKLARKESGGNSGLDDMIAYVDEFGNITDTPPEETAKEEINAEDIDVSVPKGGYGEAEPKEKQGIVTFFNEQKGYGFIRNLSNNQNIFVHINEVEGEIKEGNRVTYEEGQGPKGPAAMNVKISG; from the coding sequence ATGGGAAGATCAAAAGAATCATTCAACAAAAAAGAAGTTAGAAAAAAACAAGAGAAGAAAAGAAAAGAAAAAGAAGCCAGAAAACTGGCTCGTAAAGAAAGTGGTGGAAATTCGGGACTTGACGATATGATCGCCTATGTTGATGAATTTGGAAACATTACAGATACTCCACCCGAAGAAACAGCTAAAGAAGAAATTAATGCCGAAGACATTGATGTTAGCGTACCAAAAGGTGGTTACGGTGAAGCTGAGCCCAAAGAAAAGCAAGGAATTGTAACTTTCTTTAACGAGCAAAAAGGTTATGGTTTTATTCGCAACCTGTCGAACAACCAGAATATTTTTGTTCATATCAATGAAGTTGAAGGCGAGATCAAAGAAGGAAATCGTGTTACTTACGAAGAAGGTCAAGGCCCAAAAGGACCAGCAGCAATGAACGTAAAGATTTCGGGTTAA
- a CDS encoding biotin/lipoyl-containing protein — translation MKKEIKFSLLYRDMWQSSGKYVPKVEQLEKVAPAIIDMGCFDRVETNGGGFEQINLLFGENPNIANRRWTQPFNDAGIQTHMLERALNGIRMSPVPADVRKLMFKVKKLQGTDIARSFCGLNDPRNLENSIKFAKEGGMISQAALSLTISEVHTVEYYTNLANTLIEMGADEICVKDMAGIGRPAFIGKIIKNIKTAHPKTTVQYHGHSGPGFSMASILEAARAGVDYVDVAMEPLSWGTGHADVLAVQGMLKDAGYAVKEVNMKAYMEVRAMTQEFIDDFLGYYINPKNRHMNSLLIGSGLPGGMMGSLMADLGNNLESLNKWLTKRNKPTLTQDDLLIKLFEEVEYIWPKLGYPPLVTPFSQYVKNLALMNVLQVIKGRERWSMIADNIWDMIIGKSGKLPGELAPEIKELAKEKGKEFFTGVPQEQYPDNLDVFKKEMDDNGWDYGQDDEELFELAMHPEQYRAYKSGKAKADFEADLAEKKAAAEPKPEVVEVPSGSFEPKSMIIDVNGEKFKVGVSYDGAEAAPAAASAAPAKEEAAPAVNGSVASEVIAPLEGKFMLTKDTSETALKVGDTIKEGDLVCYIESMKTYNAVVAESDGTVVAILKANGDNVDEDDVLVQLS, via the coding sequence ATGAAGAAGGAGATTAAGTTCAGTTTGCTGTATAGAGATATGTGGCAATCTTCAGGGAAATACGTTCCCAAAGTAGAACAACTGGAAAAAGTAGCACCAGCAATAATCGATATGGGATGTTTCGACAGGGTCGAGACCAACGGTGGTGGATTCGAGCAGATTAACCTTTTATTTGGCGAGAATCCAAATATTGCTAACCGCAGATGGACACAGCCATTTAACGATGCCGGTATTCAAACACACATGTTAGAGCGTGCATTGAATGGTATTCGCATGAGCCCGGTTCCTGCCGACGTTCGTAAGCTGATGTTTAAAGTAAAGAAACTACAGGGTACTGATATCGCACGTTCGTTCTGTGGATTGAACGACCCGCGTAACCTGGAGAATTCGATTAAGTTTGCCAAAGAAGGTGGAATGATTTCGCAGGCTGCTTTGAGTTTAACCATTTCGGAAGTGCACACGGTAGAATATTATACCAACCTGGCCAACACTTTAATTGAAATGGGTGCCGACGAGATTTGTGTAAAAGATATGGCCGGTATTGGTCGTCCTGCATTCATCGGAAAAATCATTAAGAATATAAAAACTGCACATCCTAAAACTACGGTTCAGTACCACGGACACTCAGGTCCTGGTTTCTCAATGGCAAGTATTTTAGAGGCTGCACGCGCCGGAGTTGATTATGTTGACGTTGCTATGGAGCCACTGTCGTGGGGTACAGGTCACGCCGATGTACTGGCTGTGCAAGGTATGTTAAAAGATGCCGGTTATGCAGTAAAAGAGGTGAACATGAAAGCTTACATGGAAGTTCGCGCGATGACTCAGGAGTTTATCGACGATTTCCTTGGCTACTACATCAATCCTAAAAACCGTCACATGAACTCATTGTTGATCGGTTCAGGTCTTCCTGGCGGAATGATGGGTAGTTTGATGGCCGACCTGGGTAACAACCTCGAGAGCCTGAACAAATGGCTGACAAAACGCAATAAACCAACCTTAACCCAGGACGATCTTTTGATCAAACTGTTTGAGGAAGTTGAATATATTTGGCCGAAGTTAGGTTATCCACCGCTGGTAACTCCATTTAGCCAGTACGTGAAAAACCTGGCACTGATGAACGTGTTACAGGTAATTAAAGGCCGCGAGCGCTGGAGTATGATTGCTGATAACATCTGGGATATGATCATCGGTAAATCAGGAAAACTTCCTGGAGAATTGGCTCCTGAAATTAAAGAGCTGGCCAAAGAAAAAGGAAAAGAATTCTTTACCGGCGTTCCACAAGAGCAGTATCCTGATAACCTTGATGTGTTCAAAAAAGAAATGGACGACAACGGTTGGGATTATGGTCAGGACGACGAAGAGTTGTTCGAGCTGGCGATGCACCCTGAGCAATACCGCGCATACAAATCGGGTAAAGCAAAAGCCGATTTCGAGGCCGACCTTGCTGAGAAGAAAGCTGCTGCTGAGCCAAAACCTGAAGTAGTGGAAGTTCCTTCAGGTTCATTCGAGCCAAAATCGATGATTATTGATGTAAACGGTGAGAAGTTTAAAGTAGGCGTTAGCTACGATGGTGCTGAAGCTGCTCCGGCTGCTGCAAGTGCTGCACCGGCAAAAGAAGAAGCTGCACCGGCAGTAAACGGTAGCGTTGCTTCTGAAGTGATTGCACCGCTTGAAGGAAAATTCATGTTAACAAAAGATACATCGGAAACCGCGCTTAAAGTTGGCGATACAATAAAAGAGGGTGATTTGGTTTGCTACATCGAGTCGATGAAAACCTACAATGCTGTTGTTGCTGAAAGCGATGGTACTGTTGTTGCCATTTTAAAAGCCAATGGCGACAACGTGGACGAAGACGATGTTTTGGTACAACTGTCATAA
- a CDS encoding DUF4266 domain-containing protein — MKKKIILLAGLGFILFSSCTVLQEYEKVNINDPDMALADRKIDKFQTTFQSYREAASGANGGKTGGGCGCN, encoded by the coding sequence ATGAAGAAAAAAATCATTTTACTGGCCGGACTGGGATTCATTTTATTCAGTTCGTGCACGGTGTTACAGGAGTATGAGAAGGTAAATATAAACGATCCGGATATGGCCCTGGCCGACCGCAAGATCGACAAATTCCAAACTACTTTTCAATCGTACAGAGAAGCTGCATCGGGAGCTAACGGAGGTAAAACCGGTGGCGGATGTGGCTGTAATTAA
- a CDS encoding OadG family protein, translating to MSEALKLMLTGMSTVFFILIMVVVLGNLIIRITNRFAVVQVSTSVKEGGTQSEIEPSKLAAIVSAVQITTKGKGRITSVEKMSD from the coding sequence ATGAGTGAAGCTTTAAAATTGATGTTAACGGGTATGAGTACCGTGTTTTTCATCCTGATTATGGTGGTGGTTTTGGGCAATTTAATTATCCGGATAACCAATCGTTTTGCAGTTGTACAGGTAAGTACTTCAGTAAAAGAGGGTGGTACACAATCGGAGATTGAACCGTCGAAATTAGCTGCTATTGTTTCAGCTGTGCAAATCACAACTAAAGGAAAAGGCAGAATAACATCGGTAGAGAAAATGAGTGATTAG
- a CDS encoding sodium ion-translocating decarboxylase subunit beta: protein MEILSELFNMTALGDITYQTLIMWAISFVLLYLGIKKGYEPLLLIPIAFGVLLANFPGGQMGVVNPDLIELEGHRYMNLFEIAHDYGIMNYLYYSLIKTGLLPPVIFMGVGVLTDFGPMLRNLKLALFGAAAQIGIFTILIGAIAVGFTPKEAASLGIIGGADGPTAIYTTIKLAPHLLGPIAIAAYSYMALVPVIIPLVAKLFITKKEFTINMKQMEKQFPAKYEIKNLKAAKIIFPIALGTLAAILVPSSVPLLGMLLFGNLIKEVGSSTSRLADAAQGPIMNTATIFLGLTVGATMTAEVFLSAKTLGIVVGGFVAFAISIAGGIFAVKLVNTFSKKKINPLIGATGLSAVPMASRVANELALKYDKKNHILQYCMASNISGVIGSAVAAGVLISFLM from the coding sequence ATGGAGATTTTATCAGAACTGTTTAACATGACCGCACTGGGCGATATCACCTACCAGACACTTATTATGTGGGCGATATCGTTTGTGCTGCTTTATCTTGGGATAAAGAAGGGATACGAGCCACTGTTGCTTATTCCCATTGCATTTGGTGTGTTGCTGGCCAACTTTCCGGGAGGACAAATGGGAGTTGTAAATCCTGACCTGATTGAGCTGGAAGGACACCGATATATGAACCTATTTGAAATTGCGCACGATTACGGGATTATGAATTACCTGTATTATTCGCTGATTAAAACGGGCTTGCTGCCTCCTGTAATTTTTATGGGGGTTGGCGTATTAACCGATTTTGGTCCGATGTTGCGTAACCTGAAACTGGCACTGTTTGGCGCCGCAGCACAGATTGGTATTTTTACCATTCTTATTGGTGCTATTGCTGTTGGTTTTACGCCTAAAGAAGCTGCTTCGCTGGGTATTATTGGTGGTGCCGATGGCCCAACCGCTATTTACACTACAATTAAACTGGCTCCGCACTTGCTTGGCCCTATCGCTATAGCGGCATATTCTTACATGGCGCTTGTACCGGTAATTATTCCGCTGGTTGCAAAGCTGTTTATCACGAAGAAAGAGTTCACCATCAACATGAAACAGATGGAGAAACAGTTCCCGGCAAAATACGAGATCAAGAATTTAAAAGCTGCCAAAATTATTTTCCCGATTGCTTTGGGAACATTGGCGGCTATTCTGGTTCCGTCGTCGGTGCCACTGTTGGGAATGCTGTTGTTTGGTAACCTGATCAAGGAAGTTGGCTCGTCGACAAGCCGTTTGGCCGACGCCGCACAAGGACCAATTATGAACACCGCAACCATTTTCCTAGGGCTTACTGTTGGAGCAACTATGACTGCTGAAGTTTTCCTTTCGGCAAAAACACTGGGTATTGTGGTAGGAGGTTTTGTGGCCTTCGCCATATCGATTGCCGGTGGTATTTTTGCAGTAAAACTGGTAAATACTTTCAGTAAGAAAAAAATCAACCCGCTTATTGGTGCAACGGGTTTGAGTGCCGTGCCAATGGCGTCGCGTGTTGCTAACGAGCTGGCATTGAAATACGACAAAAAGAACCATATTTTACAGTACTGTATGGCCAGTAACATTTCCGGTGTAATTGGATCGGCAGTTGCTGCAGGTGTGCTTATTTCGTTTTTAATGTAA
- a CDS encoding thioredoxin family protein, which yields MSKQLFFKSASLTFLLTLILSGIAFGQNWQTDFQQSLQTANAEDKPVILVFSGSDWCAPCMKLENEIWSSDEFKNYSAEHFVLYKADFPRKKKNQPDSDQVKANKELAEKYNNKGFFPLVVILDKTGKVLGETGYKKLSPDEYIKHLETFIN from the coding sequence ATGAGCAAACAACTATTTTTCAAGAGTGCCTCATTGACTTTTCTTCTTACCCTTATTCTTTCGGGTATCGCGTTTGGTCAAAACTGGCAAACCGACTTCCAGCAATCATTACAAACAGCAAATGCAGAAGACAAACCAGTCATCCTTGTATTTTCCGGATCGGATTGGTGTGCGCCGTGTATGAAGCTGGAAAATGAAATATGGAGTTCGGATGAATTTAAAAACTATTCGGCCGAGCATTTTGTGCTTTACAAAGCCGATTTTCCACGTAAGAAAAAGAACCAGCCCGACAGCGATCAGGTGAAAGCCAATAAGGAACTGGCCGAGAAATATAACAATAAAGGTTTTTTCCCGCTGGTGGTTATTTTAGACAAAACCGGCAAAGTGTTGGGCGAAACGGGCTACAAAAAACTCTCGCCCGACGAATACATCAAACATCTTGAAACTTTTATAAACTAA
- a CDS encoding DUF3570 domain-containing protein, which translates to MKYLFSLILIASVLVSSAQDANQGEYKKRVLEHTEIDFLLNYYEQDGENAAVTGGRGTEDLQDLSPTIIVAVPLNDDDVLTINANISAYTSASSSNINPFDGDQPADPFVASSGASKSDVWANLVGSYSHSSDDRNRIWNANISIASEYDYISFGLGGGYTWLFNEKNTELSLNGNVYLDTWSLIYPIELRTNQGDDEHGFSGGSFQSIVPGYDPSFTEHDSKGRNSYSAGIGLSQILSNRLVGYVSADFIMQDGLLSTPFHRIYFADKEDYFFENFHLADDVERLPDSRFKIALGTRLNYFVNHRVTLRTYYRYYTDDWGITSHTASLEIPVKITDKFTIYPSYRFYNQTAADYFAPYNKHLSTEEFYTSDYDLSEFSANNYGFGISYTDVFTKGHIWKLGLKSIDLKYHKYDRDSEFSASMFSFGVKFVVD; encoded by the coding sequence ATGAAGTATTTATTTAGTTTAATATTGATTGCTTCAGTGCTTGTTTCAAGCGCCCAGGACGCAAACCAGGGTGAATACAAAAAACGTGTACTGGAGCATACCGAGATAGATTTTCTGCTTAATTACTACGAGCAGGATGGAGAGAATGCCGCCGTAACCGGTGGACGCGGAACCGAAGATTTGCAAGATCTATCGCCAACCATAATTGTGGCCGTTCCGTTAAACGACGATGATGTGCTGACCATTAACGCCAATATTTCGGCGTACACTTCGGCCTCGTCGAGCAACATTAATCCTTTCGATGGAGACCAGCCGGCCGATCCTTTTGTGGCCAGTAGTGGCGCTTCAAAATCGGATGTGTGGGCAAACCTGGTTGGAAGTTACAGCCATAGCTCCGACGACAGAAACCGGATTTGGAATGCGAACATTTCTATAGCTTCGGAATACGATTACATCTCATTTGGTCTTGGCGGCGGTTACACATGGCTGTTTAACGAGAAAAACACGGAGTTATCGCTAAACGGAAATGTATATCTCGATACCTGGAGCCTGATTTACCCCATTGAACTGCGCACCAACCAGGGCGATGATGAACACGGATTCTCTGGTGGTTCTTTTCAATCCATCGTTCCCGGCTACGACCCATCATTTACCGAGCATGATAGCAAAGGAAGAAACTCCTATTCTGCGGGTATTGGACTTTCGCAAATCCTGTCGAACCGATTGGTTGGTTACGTTTCGGCCGATTTTATTATGCAAGATGGTTTATTATCGACACCATTTCATCGCATATATTTTGCTGATAAGGAAGATTACTTTTTCGAAAACTTTCATTTGGCCGACGATGTGGAGCGACTCCCCGACTCGCGCTTTAAAATTGCACTGGGCACCCGTCTTAACTATTTTGTAAACCACAGGGTAACACTGCGCACCTATTACCGGTATTACACCGATGACTGGGGAATTACCTCGCATACGGCAAGTCTTGAAATTCCGGTGAAGATTACGGATAAGTTTACTATTTATCCGTCGTACCGCTTTTACAACCAAACGGCTGCCGACTACTTTGCGCCTTACAACAAGCATTTATCAACCGAAGAGTTTTATACGTCGGACTACGACCTCTCAGAATTTAGTGCCAATAACTATGGATTTGGAATTAGTTACACCGATGTATTTACCAAAGGCCACATTTGGAAACTGGGCTTAAAAAGTATCGATTTGAAATACCATAAATACGATCGCGATTCCGAATTCTCGGCATCGATGTTTTCGTTTGGGGTGAAGTTTGTTGTTGATTAA
- a CDS encoding NYN domain-containing protein: MGKDLKLAVLIDGDNIPSAYVKEMMEEIAKYGNPTIKRIYGDWTRPGLTKWKSLLLDNAITPVQQYGYTTGKNATDSAMIIDAMDILYSEKVNGFCLVSSDSDFTRLATRLREAGMHVIGIGEKKTPDPFIVSCDRFIYIEILKSRSKENESSSSNKSEKKGVDKITPKVIRLISKTISDLADDDGWAFLGDVGSLLQKKQPNFDSRNYGFEKLTPLIHSIGNFEIDQRESQGKYKLMYVRNKKR, translated from the coding sequence ATGGGAAAAGATTTAAAACTTGCGGTATTGATTGATGGTGATAACATTCCATCTGCCTACGTAAAAGAAATGATGGAAGAGATTGCCAAATATGGCAATCCAACTATTAAACGAATTTATGGCGACTGGACCAGACCAGGTCTGACAAAGTGGAAATCCCTTCTGCTTGACAATGCTATAACACCCGTTCAACAATACGGATACACTACCGGTAAAAATGCTACCGACTCGGCCATGATCATCGACGCCATGGACATTTTATACAGCGAAAAAGTAAATGGATTTTGTCTGGTATCGAGCGATAGCGATTTTACCCGGCTTGCCACACGTTTGCGCGAAGCCGGCATGCATGTAATTGGTATTGGCGAGAAAAAAACACCTGATCCGTTTATCGTTTCGTGTGACCGTTTTATATACATCGAGATTTTAAAAAGCCGCTCGAAAGAAAATGAAAGCTCCTCTTCTAATAAATCAGAGAAGAAAGGCGTTGACAAAATTACTCCGAAAGTTATTCGCCTCATTTCGAAAACAATATCGGACCTGGCAGACGACGATGGCTGGGCTTTCCTGGGCGATGTGGGTAGTTTGCTACAAAAGAAACAACCTAATTTTGATTCAAGAAACTACGGTTTTGAAAAACTTACCCCACTGATCCACTCGATCGGGAATTTTGAAATTGACCAACGCGAAAGCCAGGGGAAATATAAATTAATGTACGTTCGGAACAAGAAACGTTAG
- a CDS encoding FAD:protein FMN transferase, translated as MVRQIAILLVLVTLGLPVFSQQPYKRTLKLMGSRFDITVVANNEQEGNDYIDLAVAEIQRIEKLISSWDADSETSAINKNAGIQPVKVSPELFALIERAIRISELTDGAFDISYASMDRIWQFDGSMTTMPSEETITASVAKVGYKDIVLDKAASTVFLKKVGMKIGFGAIGKGYAADKAKALLIDKGVSAGIINASGDMNTWGKQPDGSYWKVAITNPMNKNKAFALLPIKNGAVVTSGDYEKYVKFNGIRYAHIIDPRTGYPAHGIISATVFAPKAELADALATSVFVMGIEVGLDRINQLPQIECIIVDDKGNIHQSDNIEIKTD; from the coding sequence ATGGTTCGCCAAATAGCAATACTATTGGTTTTAGTAACACTGGGACTGCCGGTTTTTAGCCAGCAACCATATAAACGAACGCTAAAACTTATGGGAAGCCGCTTCGACATAACTGTGGTTGCCAACAACGAGCAAGAAGGAAACGACTATATCGATCTGGCGGTTGCAGAGATTCAGCGCATTGAAAAACTCATCTCATCATGGGATGCTGATTCCGAAACATCGGCAATAAACAAAAATGCCGGAATACAACCGGTAAAAGTATCGCCTGAACTTTTTGCGCTGATCGAACGGGCTATTCGTATTTCGGAATTAACCGACGGCGCTTTCGATATCAGCTATGCGTCGATGGACCGTATCTGGCAATTCGACGGAAGCATGACGACTATGCCTTCGGAAGAAACCATTACTGCCTCGGTAGCAAAAGTTGGGTATAAAGACATTGTACTGGACAAAGCAGCTTCAACCGTTTTTCTGAAAAAGGTAGGGATGAAAATCGGTTTTGGTGCCATTGGCAAAGGTTATGCGGCCGACAAAGCCAAAGCATTGCTGATCGATAAAGGTGTGAGTGCGGGGATCATTAACGCTTCGGGCGATATGAATACCTGGGGCAAACAACCCGACGGTAGTTACTGGAAAGTGGCTATTACCAACCCAATGAACAAAAACAAGGCTTTTGCACTTCTACCTATTAAGAATGGTGCGGTGGTCACTTCCGGCGACTACGAAAAATATGTGAAGTTTAACGGAATACGATATGCACACATTATCGATCCGCGAACCGGTTATCCGGCGCACGGAATCATCAGTGCAACCGTATTTGCGCCAAAGGCCGAACTTGCCGACGCACTGGCAACATCAGTTTTTGTTATGGGAATTGAGGTAGGGCTCGACCGCATTAACCAGCTGCCTCAAATAGAATGTATAATCGTTGACGATAAAGGAAATATTCATCAATCGGATAATATTGAAATTAAAACAGACTAA
- a CDS encoding mechanosensitive ion channel family protein, translating into MNISDFITEHTGLSLQTQSEILFSIIVIILLSVIRFTILRVVWRQTENAKTRYQWKRTLSFVIPIVTIVLVGAIWLPAFEQFGAFLGLFSAGLAIALKDPLTNLAGWFFIVTRKPFIVGDRIQVGENTGDIIDIRLFQFTMLEIGNWVDADQSTGRIIHLPNGKVFLEPQANFSSGFEYIWNEIQVNITFESNWKKAKSLLETIIQDYSKDIHIKAHQEIQEASKNYMIYYKHLTPIIYTKVMDFGVRLTIRYLCNPRQRRGSENILWQDILTAFNKEADIQFAYPTTRFYKAGEASKAD; encoded by the coding sequence ATGAATATTAGCGATTTTATAACTGAGCACACCGGGTTGTCATTACAAACACAATCGGAAATCCTGTTTTCGATAATTGTAATTATCCTACTTTCCGTTATCAGGTTTACTATATTAAGAGTAGTGTGGCGGCAAACAGAAAATGCCAAAACCCGCTATCAATGGAAACGGACACTTTCGTTTGTCATTCCAATTGTTACCATTGTTTTAGTTGGGGCTATCTGGTTACCGGCATTCGAACAGTTCGGAGCTTTCTTGGGCCTGTTTTCTGCCGGTTTGGCAATTGCCTTAAAAGATCCCTTAACCAATCTTGCGGGGTGGTTTTTTATTGTCACACGAAAACCGTTTATCGTTGGCGATCGCATTCAGGTTGGCGAGAATACTGGTGATATAATCGATATTAGGCTTTTTCAGTTTACCATGCTGGAAATTGGCAACTGGGTGGATGCCGACCAAAGTACCGGACGAATTATTCACCTGCCAAACGGTAAGGTTTTTCTTGAACCGCAGGCGAATTTTAGCTCCGGTTTTGAATACATCTGGAACGAAATACAAGTGAACATTACTTTTGAAAGTAACTGGAAAAAGGCCAAAAGTCTTCTTGAAACGATCATTCAGGACTATTCAAAAGACATTCATATTAAAGCACATCAGGAAATTCAGGAAGCCAGTAAAAATTATATGATTTATTACAAACACCTCACTCCCATTATTTACACAAAAGTAATGGACTTTGGTGTGCGTTTAACTATTCGCTACCTGTGCAACCCTCGTCAACGAAGAGGATCAGAAAATATCCTGTGGCAAGATATACTCACTGCTTTTAATAAGGAGGCTGACATTCAATTTGCTTATCCAACCACAAGATTTTATAAAGCTGGCGAAGCAAGTAAAGCCGATTAG
- a CDS encoding DUF169 domain-containing protein has protein sequence MNSKLIEALKLQMQPVAILLTDEKPEDGLHFKEGNMFGCVASMLVASSKKSRPAYFDRKTFGCPGGGVGLGFGDAYGQFPIECLLSTGNKEMAAMMGNNGGMMEEGERFYKDPEKARKWVDSLPITEVPTQYVVFKSWDTVTEEDEPEMIVFFVNADQLSALVVMADYNRGTNQSVTAPFGAACQSILFGFEEVKKENPRSIIGFFDISKRAIVDRETLTFTVPFSMYKEMESNVENSFLKMHVWEKIQERQ, from the coding sequence ATGAACAGTAAACTTATTGAAGCATTAAAACTACAAATGCAACCGGTGGCAATACTACTAACTGATGAGAAACCTGAAGATGGACTTCATTTTAAAGAAGGGAATATGTTTGGATGTGTTGCTTCGATGTTAGTGGCATCGAGTAAAAAAAGCCGACCTGCCTATTTCGATCGTAAAACTTTTGGTTGTCCGGGTGGGGGTGTAGGTCTGGGCTTTGGCGACGCATATGGACAATTCCCAATTGAATGCCTTCTTTCTACAGGAAACAAAGAGATGGCAGCAATGATGGGCAATAATGGCGGTATGATGGAAGAAGGTGAACGTTTTTACAAAGATCCTGAAAAGGCACGAAAATGGGTCGATTCGCTTCCAATAACAGAAGTACCAACCCAATATGTGGTATTTAAATCCTGGGATACAGTAACCGAAGAAGATGAGCCTGAAATGATCGTGTTTTTTGTAAATGCCGATCAGTTATCGGCCCTTGTGGTTATGGCTGACTATAATCGCGGAACAAACCAAAGTGTTACGGCTCCTTTTGGTGCAGCTTGTCAATCCATACTCTTTGGATTTGAAGAAGTCAAAAAAGAAAATCCACGTAGCATAATCGGCTTTTTTGATATTTCAAAACGTGCTATAGTCGATAGAGAGACATTGACATTCACTGTCCCATTCAGTATGTATAAGGAAATGGAATCGAATGTGGAAAACAGTTTCCTGAAGATGCATGTTTGGGAAAAAATTCAGGAACGCCAGTAA